One genomic segment of Erythrobacter sp. THAF29 includes these proteins:
- a CDS encoding class I adenylate-forming enzyme family protein, with protein MTPRDFSMDTLLRACASQHAQREATVDGEQRLTYAELERRVERMVGWLLAKGIGPGDRVAMLLTDGAPYLTILLACGRIGAIAVLLNWRLAPGEIAWIAGNAEPALTFTNPRFADLLAKAEAGEVVEVDENHDRQGAFEDIVGRDCGAVRMPDLAPDRPLYMMYTSGTTGKPKGCLQAGSAVASSALGFCVRRGFTPDERLLSINPLFHVVGMQQVAAMLACGGTSIFAGRDDDNAAVLDLVHRERCTTTSAFPTICFPWIEMEPIRDGVMPLTNYTGGAGMGRPQMYEFIERDWGARVVGGYGQTEVCGFATFIDYPDMLDHPRSIGWPMPHVEMKILDPEGNALPPGEEGEICLRGPSVMLGYWRNDEATEASLGHGWLRTGDLGKMDELGLGYLLGREKELIKTGGENVYPAEVDAVFAEMPEVADAGCAGVPDKKWGEAVKAFVVLRPGESLTRDEITKRFKGKIAGYKRPRYVEFVEQLPRDPIGKLLRRELSARPVTPDQAA; from the coding sequence ATCACAACATGCGCAGCGCGAGGCGACCGTGGATGGCGAGCAGCGGCTGACCTACGCCGAACTCGAACGACGCGTGGAGCGGATGGTGGGGTGGCTGCTGGCGAAGGGAATCGGTCCGGGTGACCGCGTCGCGATGCTGCTTACTGACGGGGCTCCCTATCTTACGATATTGCTCGCTTGCGGACGGATCGGCGCAATTGCAGTCCTTCTCAATTGGAGGCTCGCCCCAGGCGAAATCGCCTGGATTGCTGGCAATGCCGAGCCAGCCCTCACCTTCACCAACCCGCGCTTCGCGGACCTTCTCGCCAAGGCCGAAGCCGGTGAGGTGGTCGAAGTCGACGAGAACCATGATCGGCAAGGCGCATTCGAGGACATCGTCGGACGTGACTGCGGGGCAGTTCGAATGCCCGATCTCGCTCCCGATCGACCGCTCTACATGATGTATACAAGCGGCACGACGGGCAAACCCAAGGGGTGCCTTCAAGCCGGGAGCGCCGTTGCATCCTCAGCGCTCGGCTTTTGTGTGCGGCGTGGGTTCACGCCGGATGAGCGGTTGCTTTCGATCAACCCGCTTTTCCATGTCGTCGGCATGCAGCAAGTCGCCGCAATGCTCGCTTGCGGAGGGACAAGCATTTTCGCGGGGCGCGATGACGATAACGCTGCCGTGCTTGATCTCGTCCACCGCGAGAGGTGCACCACCACCAGCGCTTTCCCCACGATCTGTTTTCCGTGGATCGAGATGGAACCGATACGTGACGGCGTGATGCCGCTTACCAATTACACCGGCGGCGCCGGCATGGGCCGACCTCAAATGTACGAGTTCATCGAGCGGGACTGGGGAGCCCGCGTCGTCGGAGGCTATGGCCAGACCGAGGTGTGCGGCTTTGCGACCTTTATCGATTACCCCGACATGCTCGATCATCCACGCTCGATCGGTTGGCCAATGCCGCACGTCGAGATGAAGATTCTCGATCCGGAGGGCAATGCGCTCCCGCCAGGAGAGGAAGGTGAAATCTGCCTGCGCGGTCCTTCCGTAATGCTCGGCTACTGGCGCAACGATGAAGCAACCGAAGCTTCGCTAGGGCACGGGTGGCTTCGTACAGGCGATCTCGGCAAGATGGACGAGCTTGGCCTCGGCTATCTGCTGGGTCGCGAGAAAGAACTCATCAAGACCGGCGGCGAGAACGTCTATCCGGCTGAGGTGGATGCGGTATTTGCCGAGATGCCCGAGGTTGCCGATGCCGGTTGCGCCGGCGTGCCGGACAAAAAGTGGGGCGAGGCAGTAAAGGCGTTTGTTGTCCTCAGGCCCGGCGAAAGTCTTACACGCGACGAAATTACCAAGCGCTTCAAAGGCAAAATCGCCGGCTACAAGCGCCCGCGATACGTGGAATTCGTCGAGCAACTGCCACGCGATCCGATCGGCAAGCTGCTAAGACGCGAATTATCGGCGCGACCCGTCACACCCGACCAAGCGGCTTAG
- a CDS encoding glutathione S-transferase family protein: MAATEGTRPILYTCARSRGLRATWAAEEAGVDVDLKILPFPPRYLAPGYMEINPLGTVPLLIDGGSRLTESCAIAHYLATKDGSTDLAIAPGERDYAEYCDFTYHADATITFPQTVYMRFAICEKEKGWSDAGEAYARWFEKRLVKIEQRLDGREYLCADRFTVADICIAYALILAQNVGLDDRVPHSLKVYRERMTAREAYQRAFTREEDGRKALEAAD, from the coding sequence ATGGCCGCAACGGAAGGCACGCGCCCGATCCTTTACACTTGCGCCCGCTCGCGTGGGCTTCGCGCGACTTGGGCGGCAGAGGAAGCTGGGGTCGATGTCGACCTGAAAATCCTCCCGTTCCCGCCGCGTTATCTCGCGCCGGGATACATGGAGATCAATCCACTCGGCACGGTGCCCTTGCTGATCGACGGGGGGTCGCGGCTGACGGAGAGCTGCGCCATCGCGCATTATCTCGCGACGAAAGACGGCTCCACCGATCTCGCAATCGCTCCGGGAGAGCGCGACTATGCCGAATATTGCGACTTCACCTATCACGCCGATGCGACGATCACCTTCCCGCAGACCGTCTACATGCGCTTTGCGATTTGCGAGAAAGAGAAAGGTTGGTCGGACGCGGGTGAAGCTTACGCGCGCTGGTTTGAGAAACGGCTCGTAAAGATCGAACAGCGGTTGGACGGAAGGGAGTATCTTTGCGCCGACCGTTTCACGGTCGCGGATATCTGCATCGCCTATGCTTTGATCCTTGCGCAGAATGTGGGCCTGGACGATCGTGTGCCGCATTCCCTTAAAGTCTATCGAGAGCGGATGACCGCGCGCGAAGCTTACCAGCGCGCTTTCACTCGCGAGGAAGATGGTCGCAAAGCGCTTGAAGCCGCCGACTAA
- a CDS encoding DUF808 domain-containing protein, with amino-acid sequence MPSGLVALLDDVSIIARSAAASVDDIAVAASKAGSKTAGVVIDDAAVTPSYVTGLSPARELPIIWKITKGSLFNKLLILLPGALLLSEFLPGVIIYILMLGGAFLCYEGAEKVMEKLGGEKHGKTLEDKIDDPVEFEAKRVAGAIRTDLILSAEIMAITLNEVAAETLIVRAGVLALVGVAVTVAVYGAVALIVKIDDVGLHLTKQDSSAARSIGEFLLRFVPKLLTTLSVVGTIAMLWVGGGIIIHGTHEIGFDLFYDIAHGAEYAVKGVTGAFSGIAGWLTYAAISALIGLVLGVAIAFVLHNVLKIGHEEHAEAAH; translated from the coding sequence TTGCCATCAGGTCTAGTCGCGCTGCTCGATGATGTGTCGATCATTGCCCGGAGTGCAGCCGCTTCGGTGGACGATATTGCGGTTGCAGCCTCGAAAGCAGGGTCGAAGACTGCCGGGGTCGTGATCGACGATGCGGCAGTCACTCCCAGTTACGTCACCGGTCTTTCGCCGGCACGCGAACTCCCCATTATCTGGAAAATCACCAAGGGTAGCCTGTTCAACAAGCTGCTAATCCTATTGCCCGGGGCCTTGTTGCTGTCGGAATTTCTCCCCGGGGTCATCATCTACATCCTGATGCTGGGCGGCGCATTCCTTTGTTACGAAGGCGCTGAAAAGGTGATGGAGAAGCTGGGCGGCGAGAAGCATGGCAAGACGCTCGAGGACAAGATCGACGATCCGGTCGAGTTCGAAGCGAAGCGCGTTGCGGGCGCAATCCGTACGGACCTGATCCTGTCGGCCGAAATCATGGCGATTACCTTGAACGAGGTGGCCGCTGAAACCCTCATCGTTCGAGCGGGCGTTCTCGCGCTAGTGGGCGTTGCGGTTACCGTTGCGGTTTATGGAGCCGTGGCTCTGATCGTGAAGATCGACGACGTCGGGCTGCATCTCACCAAGCAGGACAGCAGTGCCGCGCGCAGCATCGGCGAGTTCCTTTTGCGATTCGTGCCCAAGCTTCTCACGACGCTTTCGGTCGTTGGGACCATTGCCATGCTCTGGGTTGGCGGTGGCATCATCATCCACGGCACCCACGAAATCGGCTTCGACCTGTTTTACGATATCGCCCACGGCGCGGAATATGCCGTGAAAGGGGTGACCGGTGCATTTTCCGGAATTGCTGGATGGCTCACTTATGCTGCGATCTCTGCGCTAATTGGGCTTGTGCTTGGAGTGGCAATCGCATTCGTCCTGCACAATGTCCTCAAGATTGGCCATGAGGAGCATGCCGAGGCCGCTCACTGA
- the rpsF gene encoding 30S ribosomal protein S6, whose translation MALYEHIFLARQDLSQAQVDALAAAATEIVEKNEGKVTKTETWGLKSLAYKIDRNRKAHFVMLNIDAPGSVVEELERQTRINEDVIRYMTIRVDEHEDGPSVMMRKNERDRKRRSDREERD comes from the coding sequence ATGGCTCTTTACGAGCATATCTTCCTCGCGCGTCAGGACCTCTCGCAGGCCCAGGTGGACGCGCTGGCGGCTGCGGCGACCGAAATCGTCGAAAAAAACGAAGGCAAGGTCACCAAGACCGAGACATGGGGCCTCAAGTCCCTCGCCTACAAGATTGACCGTAACCGCAAGGCACACTTCGTGATGCTCAACATCGATGCCCCCGGCTCGGTGGTTGAGGAACTCGAACGCCAGACTCGCATCAATGAAGACGTCATCCGCTACATGACTATCCGCGTCGACGAGCACGAAGATGGCCCGAGCGTGATGATGCGCAAAAACGAACGCGACCGTAAGCGTCGCTCTGACCGTGAGGAGCGCGACTGA
- the rpsR gene encoding 30S ribosomal protein S18: MARPFFRRRKSCPFSGKDAPKIDYKDVRLLQGFMSERGKIVPSRITAVSAKKQRELAKAIKRARHIGLLPYIVK; encoded by the coding sequence ATGGCCCGCCCGTTTTTCCGCCGCCGCAAGTCCTGCCCGTTTTCCGGCAAGGACGCCCCCAAGATTGATTACAAGGACGTGCGCCTGCTTCAGGGCTTCATGTCCGAGCGTGGAAAGATCGTGCCTTCGCGCATCACGGCCGTTTCCGCCAAGAAACAGCGTGAGCTCGCCAAAGCGATCAAACGTGCGCGTCACATCGGCCTTCTGCCGTACATCGTGAAGTAA
- the rplI gene encoding 50S ribosomal protein L9: MDIILLERIEKLGTIGDVVTVKDGYARNFLLPQKKALRANEANKKVFEANRERLEKENAERRTEAEKLGEKVDGAEVVLIRAASNAGQLYGSVNVRDMVAGLAEQGHEIDKKQIIMGAPIKTIGMHDVTVALHPEVRVTVMANVARSEDEAELQSQGVDVLAQLFEEEQREIEEAAADTRIDNSGLEPGEIPEELFEEGVSPSEGTTETEALVEATDHKNEDEDEA; this comes from the coding sequence ATGGATATCATTCTCCTCGAACGCATCGAGAAACTCGGCACGATCGGCGATGTCGTTACTGTGAAAGACGGCTATGCACGCAACTTCCTGCTTCCGCAGAAGAAGGCGCTGCGCGCAAACGAGGCCAACAAGAAGGTCTTCGAAGCCAACCGCGAGCGACTTGAGAAGGAAAACGCCGAACGCCGTACCGAAGCCGAGAAGCTTGGCGAAAAGGTCGATGGTGCAGAAGTCGTCCTGATCCGCGCCGCTTCGAACGCCGGCCAGCTCTACGGCTCGGTCAACGTTCGTGACATGGTTGCCGGTCTGGCTGAGCAGGGTCACGAGATCGACAAGAAGCAGATCATCATGGGCGCACCGATCAAGACAATCGGCATGCATGATGTGACCGTCGCTCTTCACCCTGAGGTTCGCGTGACCGTCATGGCGAACGTTGCCCGCTCGGAAGACGAAGCCGAATTGCAGTCGCAGGGCGTCGACGTGCTCGCACAGCTGTTCGAAGAAGAGCAGCGCGAGATCGAAGAAGCTGCTGCCGACACGCGTATCGACAATTCAGGCCTCGAACCGGGAGAAATCCCAGAGGAACTGTTCGAAGAAGGCGTGAGCCCGTCGGAAGGCACGACCGAGACAGAAGCTCTCGTCGAAGCTACCGATCACAAGAACGAGGACGAAGACGAGGCATAG